In the genome of Synergistales bacterium, one region contains:
- a CDS encoding serine kinase, which produces MRIDRIFAEQGIETATARPPSGEVERGFIGDLLSYVVGNAPEKALWITVHGHLNAAAVAVLREIPCIVLVGGRRPDKNLLERCNREGIVVGVTELSAFELAGRLWSMGLGGGGSQG; this is translated from the coding sequence ATGCGCATCGACAGAATCTTTGCCGAACAGGGGATCGAAACCGCCACGGCACGGCCCCCCTCGGGAGAGGTGGAAAGGGGGTTCATCGGCGATCTGCTCAGCTATGTGGTGGGCAACGCACCGGAGAAGGCGCTGTGGATCACCGTCCACGGGCATCTCAACGCGGCCGCCGTCGCCGTTCTGCGGGAGATCCCCTGTATCGTCCTGGTAGGCGGGCGCCGGCCGGACAAAAACCTTCTGGAACGCTGCAACAGGGAAGGCATTGTCGTGGGCGTGACCGAGCTGTCCGCCTTCGAACTGGCCGGCAGACTCTGGTCTATGGGTCTGGGCGGCGGAGGTTCCCAGGGCTGA